A window from Cryobacterium sp. PAMC25264 encodes these proteins:
- a CDS encoding ABC transporter permease subunit → MTTTVAPHAPATTHPFVASGSGLSFGGLLNSEWIKLRTVRSTIWSYATVIVISLGMALLMSSTLTLEGTQVPASDQANWMIQVSTFGIIFGQLVVAVLGVLSISGEYSTGMVRSSLTAVPRRLPVLAAKAVVLFVCTYVVGLISVVGSYLVASPIMSGKGISASLADPDLFLPLMSAALYLSLVAVFSLGLGTILRSSAGGIAAALGIILLLPTVLQLIPATWVADLLPYVLSNAGTASFLASPPLEPWQNILVVLGWVAVALAGAAVLLKRRDA, encoded by the coding sequence ATGACCACGACAGTGGCTCCCCACGCACCAGCCACCACCCACCCCTTCGTAGCCTCAGGCTCAGGCCTCAGCTTCGGCGGCCTGCTCAACTCCGAGTGGATCAAGCTCCGCACCGTGCGCTCCACGATCTGGTCCTACGCCACGGTCATCGTCATCTCCCTGGGAATGGCGCTGCTGATGTCGAGCACTCTCACCCTCGAGGGAACCCAGGTGCCGGCCTCCGACCAGGCTAACTGGATGATCCAGGTGTCCACCTTCGGGATCATCTTCGGCCAGCTCGTCGTCGCCGTACTGGGCGTGCTCTCGATCAGCGGCGAGTACAGCACCGGCATGGTGCGCTCGAGCCTGACGGCGGTTCCCCGTCGGCTGCCCGTCCTGGCGGCCAAGGCCGTCGTGCTGTTCGTCTGCACCTACGTCGTGGGACTCATCAGCGTCGTCGGCTCTTACCTGGTGGCCTCGCCGATCATGTCGGGCAAGGGCATCTCGGCCAGCCTCGCCGATCCGGACCTGTTCCTCCCGCTGATGAGCGCCGCGCTGTATCTGTCGCTGGTCGCGGTCTTCAGCCTCGGGCTCGGCACGATCCTGCGCAGCAGCGCCGGCGGCATCGCCGCGGCGCTGGGCATCATCCTGCTGCTCCCCACGGTGTTGCAGCTCATACCGGCGACGTGGGTGGCGGACCTCCTGCCGTACGTGCTTTCCAACGCGGGCACGGCAAGCTTTCTCGCGTCCCCACCGTTGGAGCCGTGGCAGAACATCCTCGTCGTGCTGGGCTGGGTGGCCGTGGCGCTCGCCGGTGCCGCTGTGCTGCTCAAACGCCGAGACGCCTGA